A single window of Rubripirellula lacrimiformis DNA harbors:
- a CDS encoding DUF1553 domain-containing protein, protein MNLSQQKIAVCAFIVACMLVDHAAAADATTGQLDFNRDIRPILSDKCYFCHGPDEDNQEAGLRLDIREDAIDIIEAGELVERINHEDPDQVMPPPKSKLSLTEAEKLKLERWIEQGAVYDGIWSFGTLPLVVDVPAVGESNWPRQTLDNFVLAKSSEMGLTHSDEADPVRWLRRITLDLTGLPPTVGAIADFESAVQSQGEEAYGQTVDRLLDSPAFGQHMAVAWLDAARYADSYGYQSDKLNTQWPYRDWVVDAFNQNLSYDQFLTWQIAGDLLDDPTQQQIVATAFNRIHRLNNEGGAVFEEWRLESVADRVHTFGTAVLGLTMECCRCHDHKYDPIPMRDYYSLSAYFNSIDESGVYDRTEKVPCPSILLPTAEQQSTLDAAKQNLVAALQAYQNSLAAARTRYSAWMPNAKQSPEIPDLHLALAFDQDFDSSIKDIYHPSQSDRSWTQMPKLVEVQESTIEPLDAALASDQRDSELPPTRRAISLDGESGVTTHGVEPFDRWLPMSVVVSMRETKRSPLRSIIAHHTRGTDCGYNGWDLTIQDGFLESRMARVWPGNAISVRTTEPIPVDRWQQVTATYDGSSRAAGLKLYLNGDLLETETIRDELKKSCNVKVDHGGEFVIGQRFRARGLAGGLIDDVRVYYRALTPIELKILSHGPTSLTGDKPSFDYYASAVDAEVRSSQAALTAARKSFVMAEEVINEIPVMRETETPRPAHQLARGEYDAPKNDETLVRRATLSGLPVGLPEGAPNNRLGLARWVTDPQHPLTARVAVNRFWGNFFSSPLVRTPENFGSQGDLPTHPGLLDWLSRDFIDNGWDVKRLCRMIALSATYRQDSAANAKQLESDPTNQWLTRGPAHRLAAEQIRDLALAASGLLNPTFGGPPVSPYQPGEDLWTESNGMSPPYQQSVGKSLYRRSLYSVWKRTAPLPNMMAFDTTTREACSVKRSRTNTPLQALVLLNDIQFVEAARVLAQELVNEPAENRIETAFVSLTGRKPDAIEYKTLNDLLAGETAYYSQHPEAAAKLLSLGETETGDAVHSIEIAAFTTVCQAILNLDATIWKR, encoded by the coding sequence ATGAACCTTTCGCAGCAGAAGATCGCAGTCTGTGCATTCATCGTTGCCTGCATGCTGGTCGACCATGCAGCCGCCGCCGACGCCACCACCGGCCAATTGGATTTCAACCGCGACATTCGACCAATCCTGTCGGACAAGTGCTACTTCTGTCACGGGCCCGACGAAGACAACCAGGAAGCCGGGCTTCGGTTGGACATCCGCGAAGACGCGATCGACATCATCGAAGCGGGAGAGTTGGTTGAACGGATCAACCACGAAGATCCGGACCAAGTGATGCCGCCGCCGAAATCCAAGCTGTCGCTGACCGAGGCAGAGAAGCTGAAATTGGAAAGGTGGATTGAACAGGGCGCCGTCTACGATGGCATTTGGTCGTTCGGCACACTGCCGTTGGTTGTCGATGTGCCTGCGGTCGGTGAATCGAACTGGCCCCGTCAAACGTTGGACAATTTTGTTCTGGCAAAGTCATCTGAAATGGGGCTGACACATAGCGACGAAGCGGATCCCGTGCGTTGGCTTCGCCGAATCACGCTGGATTTGACGGGGCTGCCGCCAACCGTCGGTGCGATCGCGGACTTTGAATCGGCAGTCCAAAGCCAGGGTGAAGAAGCCTACGGCCAGACGGTCGATCGGTTACTCGATTCACCCGCCTTTGGTCAACACATGGCCGTCGCTTGGCTCGATGCGGCTCGCTATGCGGATTCCTACGGCTACCAGTCCGACAAGCTCAACACCCAATGGCCCTATCGCGATTGGGTGGTCGACGCGTTCAACCAAAACCTTTCGTACGACCAGTTTTTGACCTGGCAGATTGCCGGTGACCTGCTGGACGATCCAACTCAACAGCAGATCGTCGCCACCGCGTTCAACCGCATCCATCGTCTGAACAACGAAGGCGGCGCGGTCTTTGAAGAGTGGCGTTTGGAAAGTGTTGCGGACCGAGTGCACACCTTTGGAACGGCTGTGCTTGGACTGACGATGGAATGCTGTCGTTGTCACGATCACAAATACGATCCGATCCCGATGCGAGACTACTACTCGCTGTCAGCCTATTTCAATTCGATCGACGAAAGTGGAGTTTACGATCGCACAGAAAAGGTTCCATGCCCGTCGATCTTGTTGCCCACCGCGGAACAGCAATCGACACTGGATGCCGCAAAACAAAACCTAGTCGCCGCACTGCAGGCCTACCAGAACAGCTTAGCAGCGGCACGAACTCGCTACTCTGCATGGATGCCTAACGCTAAACAGTCGCCGGAGATTCCGGACCTGCATCTTGCGCTGGCCTTCGACCAAGACTTCGATAGTTCGATCAAGGACATCTATCATCCGTCTCAATCGGATCGCTCTTGGACTCAGATGCCAAAGCTTGTCGAAGTCCAAGAATCCACGATCGAACCTCTAGACGCAGCACTGGCCAGCGATCAACGCGATTCGGAACTTCCACCCACGCGGCGTGCAATCTCGCTGGACGGCGAAAGTGGTGTCACGACTCATGGGGTTGAACCGTTTGACCGATGGCTGCCGATGTCAGTGGTGGTCAGCATGCGAGAAACCAAGCGGTCGCCGCTGCGCAGCATCATTGCTCACCACACCCGCGGAACCGACTGCGGCTACAACGGTTGGGACCTGACGATCCAAGACGGCTTTCTAGAATCCCGAATGGCTAGGGTCTGGCCTGGCAATGCGATCAGCGTTCGCACGACCGAGCCGATTCCGGTGGATCGCTGGCAGCAAGTCACCGCGACCTACGACGGTTCATCGCGGGCGGCCGGTCTGAAGCTGTATCTGAACGGTGATCTGCTTGAAACAGAAACGATCCGTGACGAACTGAAAAAGAGCTGCAACGTCAAAGTGGATCATGGCGGTGAGTTCGTGATCGGCCAACGCTTCCGTGCTCGCGGGTTGGCGGGCGGACTGATCGACGATGTCCGCGTCTACTACCGCGCATTGACACCGATCGAGTTGAAAATTCTGTCGCACGGACCGACATCCTTGACGGGGGATAAACCAAGTTTTGACTACTACGCATCTGCGGTCGACGCTGAAGTTCGATCATCGCAGGCGGCGTTGACGGCGGCTCGTAAGTCGTTCGTGATGGCCGAAGAAGTGATCAACGAGATCCCTGTGATGCGAGAAACGGAAACGCCACGTCCGGCTCACCAGTTGGCGCGGGGCGAATACGATGCGCCCAAGAACGACGAAACACTAGTCCGTCGTGCCACACTTTCGGGTTTACCTGTGGGGCTGCCCGAGGGTGCTCCCAACAACCGGCTTGGACTGGCTCGTTGGGTCACCGATCCACAGCATCCATTGACCGCACGCGTCGCGGTCAATCGATTTTGGGGAAACTTCTTCAGTTCGCCTCTGGTTCGAACGCCCGAAAACTTCGGATCGCAAGGCGATCTGCCCACGCACCCAGGGTTATTGGATTGGCTATCACGCGATTTCATCGACAACGGATGGGACGTCAAACGGCTATGCAGAATGATCGCGTTGTCGGCTACCTATCGGCAAGACTCGGCCGCCAACGCCAAACAACTAGAAAGCGATCCAACCAACCAATGGCTGACGCGTGGGCCGGCCCATCGTTTAGCCGCGGAACAGATTCGCGACCTCGCTCTTGCCGCCTCGGGACTGCTAAACCCGACGTTCGGTGGTCCACCGGTGTCGCCGTACCAACCGGGCGAAGACTTGTGGACGGAATCCAATGGCATGTCGCCACCGTACCAACAGTCGGTTGGGAAATCGCTGTACCGCAGGTCGCTGTACTCGGTATGGAAGCGTACCGCGCCGCTACCAAACATGATGGCCTTTGACACCACGACGCGAGAGGCTTGCAGCGTCAAGCGTTCGCGAACCAATACACCGCTGCAAGCACTTGTGTTGCTCAACGACATCCAGTTCGTCGAAGCGGCTCGTGTGCTCGCTCAGGAACTGGTCAACGAGCCAGCCGAAAATCGAATCGAAACCGCCTTTGTCAGTTTGACCGGTCGCAAGCCAGACGCGATCGAATACAAAACCCTGAACGACTTGCTGGCCGGGGAAACCGCCTACTATTCCCAACATCCCGAGGCTGCAGCAAAGCTGTTGTCCCTTGGTGAAACGGAAACTGGGGATGCGGTTCATTCGATTGAAATTGCCGCCTTCACCACCGTGTGTCAAGCGATCCTGAACCTGGATGCCACGATCTGGAAACGTTGA
- a CDS encoding PAS domain S-box protein, with amino-acid sequence MVDGKESSDSSITNDVSNSIFLAQAEELTALGCFEWDIRSNHVRWSDGLYRIYGLDPNDFEATLESFVERVVPEDRERVQLSIHHAIQTCGVFENIERVLHSSGQIRVIESRGQVLADGDGNPAKLVGVCRDVTNRVEGQKAQAWQIDGLKLLALSAGTTLVSRPQEEWVSLFRDIANHLGCDGFASFEFSDDQLSLLVAEGFSNVALDQMQHLKLGQQMFGLCASTQRLLYAPSDQLKSIPEASCLWESGFRMFVGVPLIVDDRLLGVMSFVSRRLTRLNDSQLDFVQTVGQLVASAIGQKVLAEQIKENENYFRAIFDSTADALISLDHNGGILDVNREACRSLGYTASELMQLHFHDVVDELPAPFADGFDSLVGKTPRLVSGRHRRKDGTTFSVEIRINAIDYRGVKSYLAAIRDTTERLEYESQRRRAEDTSRLVLEHAKMVTWEADPTTLHFQFLSGSCVELLGFPNPDWLQPGFWAARIHPNDVDAVSERIKLSKHDVQRIDFRMMHQNGEYIWIEAIVEAVVECDQITLLRGVLSNINFRKSMEDKLRHTQKMEAIGRLAGGVAHDFNNLLTVINTYAEILLIRGQSDPENVESLKAIQDAVLRAQGLTNQLLMFGRNSVNLQVPLNLNSVVESSERLLKRLIGEDIRLTTNLHAKLPNVLAVPSHLDQVIVNLAVNARDAMPHGGSLHLETDVTTVDEGVLVFDDLVVGDYVELRVTDTGCGIADDVRPMVFEPFFSTKPVGQGSGLGLSVVYGVIREAGGAILVESAPRKGAEFRILLPVSEQVPKATRRETVQKPSGGTERVLLVEDDPAVRLAASSAFRLHGYEVVEASSGVEAMELAEEHNGDFAILVSDIVMPHMGGLELADKICKRFPNVKVLCVSGYSDASLRRKYPFLQKPFTVHGLLNKTRELLDG; translated from the coding sequence ATGGTTGATGGGAAAGAGTCCAGCGATTCATCCATCACCAATGATGTATCGAATTCGATCTTCTTGGCTCAGGCCGAAGAACTGACGGCACTGGGGTGTTTCGAGTGGGACATTCGGTCGAACCACGTGCGTTGGTCTGACGGACTCTACCGCATCTACGGACTCGATCCGAACGATTTCGAAGCGACGCTAGAATCGTTTGTTGAACGCGTGGTCCCCGAGGATCGCGAGCGAGTTCAGTTGTCGATCCATCATGCGATCCAAACCTGCGGCGTGTTCGAAAACATCGAACGTGTCCTTCACTCATCGGGCCAGATCCGCGTCATCGAGAGCCGCGGGCAAGTGCTGGCCGATGGCGATGGGAACCCAGCCAAACTGGTGGGGGTCTGCCGCGACGTGACCAACCGCGTCGAAGGTCAAAAAGCTCAAGCGTGGCAGATCGACGGCCTGAAACTGTTGGCGTTGTCGGCCGGCACAACTCTGGTCAGCCGGCCTCAGGAAGAATGGGTTTCTCTGTTTCGAGACATCGCCAACCATCTCGGCTGTGATGGATTTGCAAGTTTCGAATTCAGCGACGATCAATTGTCGTTGCTGGTGGCCGAAGGTTTTTCCAACGTGGCGTTGGACCAGATGCAACATTTGAAGCTTGGCCAACAGATGTTCGGTCTCTGTGCATCGACCCAGCGATTGCTTTACGCCCCCAGCGATCAACTGAAGTCGATTCCCGAAGCGAGCTGCCTGTGGGAATCGGGATTCCGCATGTTTGTGGGAGTCCCGTTGATTGTTGACGATCGTCTGCTGGGGGTCATGTCGTTTGTCTCCAGACGTCTGACCCGGCTGAACGATTCTCAATTGGACTTCGTTCAAACCGTCGGACAGCTGGTTGCGTCTGCGATCGGTCAAAAAGTTCTGGCCGAACAGATTAAGGAAAATGAGAACTACTTTCGAGCGATCTTCGACAGCACCGCCGACGCGCTGATTTCGCTGGACCATAATGGGGGCATCCTGGATGTGAACCGTGAAGCCTGCCGTAGCCTGGGGTATACGGCCAGCGAGCTGATGCAGCTGCACTTTCACGACGTTGTGGATGAATTGCCGGCACCGTTCGCAGATGGCTTCGATTCGCTGGTTGGCAAAACGCCTCGTTTGGTCAGTGGCCGCCATCGACGAAAAGATGGTACGACGTTCAGCGTGGAAATCCGGATCAATGCGATCGACTACCGCGGGGTGAAGTCGTATCTGGCAGCGATTCGCGATACGACCGAGCGGCTTGAGTATGAAAGTCAACGACGTCGTGCCGAAGACACCAGCCGATTGGTTTTGGAACACGCCAAAATGGTCACTTGGGAAGCGGACCCAACGACGCTTCATTTTCAATTTCTGAGTGGGTCCTGCGTCGAACTGCTGGGCTTCCCCAATCCGGACTGGCTACAACCGGGGTTCTGGGCGGCACGCATCCATCCCAATGACGTGGATGCCGTTTCCGAACGCATCAAGCTGTCCAAACACGACGTCCAACGCATCGATTTTCGGATGATGCACCAAAACGGCGAATACATCTGGATCGAAGCGATCGTCGAGGCCGTGGTCGAATGCGATCAGATCACGCTGCTGCGTGGTGTGCTTTCGAATATCAATTTTCGCAAATCGATGGAGGACAAACTTCGTCACACGCAGAAGATGGAAGCCATCGGACGACTCGCTGGTGGTGTCGCGCACGACTTCAACAACCTGTTGACCGTGATCAATACCTATGCCGAAATCCTGTTGATCCGCGGTCAAAGCGATCCTGAAAATGTTGAATCGCTGAAGGCGATCCAGGACGCCGTGTTACGCGCCCAGGGCCTGACCAACCAGTTGTTGATGTTTGGACGCAACTCGGTCAACCTTCAGGTTCCGCTGAATCTGAATTCCGTTGTCGAGAGTTCCGAACGTCTGTTGAAGCGACTGATCGGCGAAGACATTCGGCTGACCACCAATCTGCATGCGAAGTTGCCCAACGTGCTTGCGGTCCCCAGTCACTTGGACCAAGTGATTGTCAATCTTGCCGTGAACGCTCGCGATGCCATGCCGCATGGTGGATCGCTGCATCTTGAAACGGACGTCACAACGGTCGACGAAGGCGTGCTGGTTTTCGACGATCTGGTCGTTGGCGATTATGTCGAACTGCGAGTGACGGATACCGGATGTGGCATCGCAGACGATGTTCGCCCGATGGTGTTCGAGCCATTCTTTTCGACCAAACCGGTTGGCCAGGGTTCCGGACTGGGCCTGTCGGTTGTCTACGGCGTCATCCGCGAAGCCGGCGGCGCGATCCTAGTGGAAAGCGCACCGCGGAAAGGTGCAGAATTCCGGATCCTGTTGCCCGTTTCGGAACAAGTCCCCAAAGCGACGCGCCGAGAAACCGTTCAGAAACCGTCCGGCGGAACCGAACGCGTGTTGTTGGTCGAAGACGATCCGGCGGTACGCCTTGCGGCTAGTTCAGCCTTCCGGCTGCATGGATACGAAGTTGTGGAAGCCAGTTCGGGCGTCGAAGCGATGGAGTTGGCCGAAGAGCATAACGGAGACTTTGCGATCCTAGTTTCCGATATCGTCATGCCGCATATGGGTGGCCTGGAACTGGCCGATAAGATCTGTAAACGATTTCCCAACGTGAAAGTACTTTGTGTCAGCGGATACAGCGACGCATCGCTTCGACGGAAGTATCCATTCTTGCAAAAGCCGTTTACCGTCCACGGATTGTTGAACAAGACGCGTGAACTGCTTGACGGTTGA
- a CDS encoding AraC family transcriptional regulator, with the protein MENTGLRTEFFRRLGPSDQTFALFDYLPGLSFFVKDRDGRFIALNRRGCEYCGVPNEEAAIGKTDHDFFPKSRADEYRADDFAVMESGDAIIDRVESAPEDAGSPRLVMTSKVPLRDKRGTVIGVAGFSRQIERIQTPSGSVDAFANVMSHLHENYADRLSSEDLAEMAGLSVSHFERRFRRAFGSSPRQYLVRVRVEHAARMLQETTKTVSEIAHACGFYDHAHFSRSFRKIMQQSPSEYRSR; encoded by the coding sequence ATGGAAAATACCGGCCTGCGAACAGAGTTCTTCCGCCGACTGGGGCCCAGCGATCAGACTTTCGCATTGTTCGACTACTTGCCGGGCCTGTCGTTCTTTGTCAAGGACCGTGACGGACGGTTCATCGCACTCAATCGCCGCGGCTGTGAATACTGTGGTGTGCCGAACGAAGAAGCTGCGATTGGGAAGACCGACCACGACTTCTTTCCCAAATCCAGGGCCGATGAGTACCGTGCCGACGATTTCGCGGTGATGGAATCCGGCGACGCGATCATCGATCGAGTGGAAAGTGCCCCGGAAGACGCCGGTTCGCCGCGGCTGGTCATGACCAGCAAGGTACCGCTTCGCGACAAGCGGGGAACCGTCATCGGGGTCGCCGGTTTTTCGCGTCAGATCGAGCGGATTCAGACTCCCTCGGGCAGCGTCGACGCCTTTGCCAACGTGATGTCCCACCTGCACGAGAATTACGCGGATCGATTGTCGTCGGAAGATCTAGCCGAAATGGCGGGCTTGTCGGTCAGCCATTTTGAACGTCGTTTCCGTCGCGCGTTCGGATCATCACCGCGCCAATACCTTGTGCGGGTGCGAGTCGAACATGCCGCCAGGATGCTTCAGGAGACGACCAAAACGGTTTCGGAAATCGCGCACGCATGCGGCTTTTACGACCACGCACATTTCAGTCGCAGTTTCCGAAAGATCATGCAGCAGTCGCCTAGTGAATACCGGTCGCGTTAG
- a CDS encoding DUF1501 domain-containing protein, producing the protein MNHFAINRRTFLQNGSTGVGAAALASLLANDSATSADTVPSSAAPRTHFAPKAKRIIYLFQSGGPAQQDLFDHKPLLNKMNGEQIPDQVRGQQRLTGMSVNQSSLPLAGSAFKFSQHGESGAWLSDLLPYHRDIVDDVCFIKSMHTDAINHDPAITMFQTGSQIAGRPSLGSWLSYGLGSENDDLPAFIVLVSAGQGGQPLYARLWGNGFLDSKYQGVQFRGGSDPVLYLSNPDGISAGRRRAQLDAINSLNQHQFSKEFDPEIESRISQYEMAYRMQTSVPDAADFSDEPESTFELYGQDAKTPGTYAANCLLARRLAQRDVRFIQLYHQGWDQHSNLPKQIKGQAKETDQASAALVKDLKQLGLLDDTLVIWGGEFGRTSYTQGVLTNDNYGRDHHPRCFTTWIAGGGIKPGISHGTTDEFGYNIVEDGVHVHDFNATILHQMGLDHERLNFKYQGRRFRLTDVHGEVVESILA; encoded by the coding sequence ATGAACCATTTCGCAATCAACCGCCGAACCTTTCTTCAGAACGGTTCGACCGGTGTTGGCGCCGCAGCGCTGGCTAGCCTGCTGGCAAACGACTCGGCCACCTCCGCTGACACCGTGCCTTCGTCCGCGGCACCGCGTACCCATTTTGCCCCGAAAGCAAAACGGATCATCTACCTGTTCCAATCCGGTGGTCCCGCCCAACAAGATTTGTTTGACCACAAACCGTTGTTGAACAAGATGAACGGCGAACAGATCCCAGACCAGGTTCGCGGTCAGCAGCGTCTAACGGGGATGTCGGTCAACCAGTCGTCGCTTCCGCTTGCCGGATCGGCGTTCAAGTTTTCTCAACATGGCGAATCTGGCGCTTGGCTTAGCGATTTGTTGCCCTACCATCGCGATATCGTCGATGACGTCTGTTTTATCAAGTCGATGCACACCGACGCGATCAACCATGACCCAGCGATCACGATGTTCCAAACCGGGTCGCAGATCGCTGGCAGACCATCCCTCGGTTCATGGTTGTCGTACGGGTTAGGCAGCGAAAACGACGACCTGCCCGCGTTCATCGTGCTGGTTTCGGCTGGTCAGGGCGGTCAGCCACTCTACGCCCGACTGTGGGGCAACGGATTCTTGGATTCCAAGTATCAAGGAGTCCAATTCCGCGGCGGTAGCGACCCGGTCTTGTATCTGTCCAATCCCGACGGCATTTCGGCGGGCCGCCGGCGTGCTCAGTTGGACGCGATCAACAGCCTGAATCAGCATCAGTTTTCGAAGGAATTCGATCCGGAAATTGAATCGCGAATTTCGCAGTACGAGATGGCGTATCGGATGCAAACGTCCGTTCCCGACGCCGCGGATTTTTCGGACGAACCGGAATCGACGTTCGAGTTGTACGGTCAGGATGCGAAGACGCCGGGCACCTATGCCGCAAACTGCCTGCTGGCGCGACGCTTGGCTCAACGCGATGTCCGGTTCATTCAGTTGTACCACCAGGGCTGGGATCAACACTCGAACCTGCCCAAACAAATCAAAGGCCAAGCGAAGGAGACTGACCAAGCGTCGGCGGCGTTGGTCAAAGACCTAAAGCAACTTGGCCTACTGGACGACACCCTGGTGATTTGGGGCGGCGAATTCGGGCGTACCTCCTACACACAGGGAGTGCTAACCAACGACAATTACGGTCGCGACCACCATCCACGATGTTTCACCACGTGGATCGCGGGCGGCGGTATCAAACCCGGCATCAGCCACGGAACGACGGATGAGTTTGGCTACAACATTGTCGAAGATGGAGTTCATGTTCACGATTTCAACGCCACGATCCTGCACCAAATGGGCCTCGATCACGAACGACTGAACTTCAAATACCAAGGACGCCGCTTCCGGTTGACCGACGTCCACGGCGAGGTCGTCGAATCCATCTTGGCCTAA
- a CDS encoding exo-alpha-sialidase, with protein sequence MLLSIAMPFVAGLSAARAQDDVPTQLWDADAPLLSANQIPLLISVDFQVIKRWDKAADGYTFLHGVSLAWHDDKLYASFGHNQGSENTVSEEAHYRVSEDDGQTWGPLQKIDTGDEEDLAVSHGVFLSNQGTLWAFQGSYYGKMKDVHTRAYRLDPKTNQWQKLGVILEGGFWPMNQPVRMDDGNWIMSGFAAGPYSSDGVFPAAIAISHGDDFTKWDLNHIPVAESVKRMWGESAIFVDGKNVHNIARFGGSAVALLSVSNDFGRTWTPSTPSNLPMTTSKPAAGVLSNSQRYLVCTNAKDNGGKRNPLTIAVSKPGEDQFSRIYVIRRSLSSRRIGESGKNVSLSYPCAIEHEGKLYVGYSNNGGRGGNLNSAELAVIPIESLSVPSFPAK encoded by the coding sequence ATGTTATTGAGTATCGCGATGCCGTTTGTTGCTGGTCTATCGGCAGCAAGGGCCCAGGACGACGTGCCGACACAGCTTTGGGATGCCGACGCACCGCTGCTATCAGCCAATCAAATTCCGCTCCTTATCAGTGTAGATTTCCAGGTCATCAAACGGTGGGACAAGGCAGCGGATGGATATACCTTTTTGCATGGGGTCAGCTTGGCGTGGCATGACGACAAACTTTACGCATCGTTCGGACACAACCAAGGTTCGGAGAACACAGTGTCCGAGGAGGCTCATTACCGGGTTAGCGAAGATGACGGACAGACGTGGGGACCGCTACAGAAAATCGACACAGGAGACGAAGAAGATCTTGCAGTCAGCCATGGCGTATTCCTGTCCAACCAAGGAACACTGTGGGCGTTTCAGGGATCGTACTACGGGAAGATGAAGGACGTTCACACTCGCGCCTATCGACTGGATCCGAAGACCAACCAGTGGCAAAAGCTTGGTGTAATCTTAGAGGGTGGTTTCTGGCCCATGAACCAACCTGTCCGGATGGACGATGGGAACTGGATCATGTCAGGCTTCGCCGCCGGTCCCTATTCGAGTGACGGTGTCTTTCCCGCTGCGATCGCCATCAGCCACGGTGACGATTTCACAAAATGGGACCTGAACCACATTCCGGTCGCCGAATCGGTCAAACGGATGTGGGGCGAATCGGCGATCTTTGTGGATGGGAAGAACGTTCACAACATCGCCAGATTCGGTGGCAGTGCCGTCGCACTGTTGTCGGTCAGCAACGACTTCGGCCGCACATGGACTCCATCAACGCCCAGCAATCTTCCGATGACAACGTCGAAACCGGCCGCCGGGGTCCTGAGCAACTCTCAGCGATACCTGGTATGCACGAACGCAAAGGACAACGGAGGCAAGCGAAACCCACTGACGATTGCCGTGTCCAAGCCCGGTGAAGATCAGTTCAGCAGGATCTATGTTATCCGCCGATCGCTCTCTTCACGGCGGATCGGGGAATCAGGTAAAAACGTCAGCCTGTCCTACCCCTGCGCTATCGAACACGAAGGGAAACTCTATGTCGGCTACTCCAACAACGGGGGTCGAGGCGGCAACCTGAACAGCGCCGAGTTGGCTGTGATCCCGATCGAGTCACTTTCGGTTCCAAGTTTCCCTGCGAAGTGA